Below is a genomic region from Thermithiobacillus tepidarius DSM 3134.
TGTCTTCCCCTTTGCTTCAATCGGCGCGCAGCACCGCTGCGGCCATGTTCATTGCCCGCGCCGTGGCGCGCACGTCGTGCGTCCTGATGATCCGTGCCCCTTGCCAGACGGCCAGCACCGCCAGCGCCAAGCCGCCTTCCAGGCGCTCCTCCATGGGCAGGCCCAAGGTCCGTCCGATCAAGGATTTGCGGGACAGGCCCGCCAGAACGGGGTAGCCGAGCGCCGCCAGCTGGTCCAGATGCTTCAGCAGGCTGAGGTTATGGGCGTCATTCTTGCCAAAACCGAAGCCCGGATCGAGCACGATGCGCTCCGCCGCAATGCCCGCGGCTTGGCAGGCCAGGGCGCGTTCCCGCAGGAAATCCCGCACCTCGCGGACCACGTCTGCGTACTGGGGCCGCCCTTGCATGTCCCGGGGCGTGCCCTGCATGTGCATCAGGCAGACCGGCACCCCCAGGGCGACCGCCGTGGCCAGGGCTTCGGGGTCGCCGCGCAGAGCGGTCACGTCATTGATGAGGCCGGCGCCGCGGGCGCAGGCCTCGCGCATGACCGCCGCCTTGTAAGTATCGATGGAAATGGGCACGGAGACGCTGGCCGCCACCGCCTCCACCACCGGCAGCACGCGCCGCAGCTCCTCCTCGACGCCCACGGGCTGCGCCCCGGGCCGGGTGGACTCGCCGCCGATGTCGATGATATCGGCGCCCTCCTCCACCATGCGACGCGCCCGCTCCACCGCAGCCGCAGGCGCAAAAAAAGAGCCCCCGTCCGAAAAGGAATCGGGGGTGATGTTGAGGATGCCCATGATCCGGGGCCGGCCGAGATCCAGCCGGCGCCCATTGCAGTCCAGGATGGTCACAGGTTTTTGCGATGCACCACCGGCGGTCTCAGACCGGATGGCTGCCCGGCTTCAGGGAAGGTGTTTCCTGGCCCTCGGGCGCCGGAGCTGCCGGCGCGGGGGTACCGGCGCTCGGACCGGAGCCGCCCTCGGCCTTGGGATGCACTTCCCGTCCCGCCATGATGTCATTGACCTGATCGGCGTCCAGGGTCTCGTACTTGAGCAGGGCCTGGGTCATGGCCTCCACCTTGTCCCGGTGCATCTCGACCAGATGGCGGGCGCGCTGGTACTGCTCCTTGACGATGCGGTGCACCTCCTCGTCCACGGCCTTGGCGGTGTCCTCGGAGATGTTGGAGTGCTTGGTGATCTCGCGGCCAAGGAACAGCTCCTCCTCCTTCTCGCCGATCACCAGCGGCCCCAGGTCGCTCATGCCCCACTGGGTCACCATCCTGCGCGCCAGATCGGTGGCCCGCTCGATGTCGTTGCCGGCACCGGTGGTCATCTGATTGAGGAAGACCTCCTCCGCCACCCGGCCACCCATCAGGATGGCAATGTTGTTGAGGATCTCGTTGCGCTCGTAGTTGAAGCGATCCTCGGTGGGCAGCTGCATGGTCAGGCCCAGGGCCCGGCCGCGCGGAATGATGGTCACCTTGTGCACCGGATCGGTGCCCGGCAGCAGCTTGGCCACCACCGCATGGCCCGACTCGTGATAGGCCGTGGTCTCCTTCTGCTTGTCGGACATGACGATGGATTTGCGCTCGGCGCCCATCATCACCTTGTCCTTGGCGTCCTCGAAGTCCTGCATGTCCACCAGCCGCTTGTTGCGGCGAGCCGCCATCAGGGAGGCCTCGTTGGTCAGATTGGCCAGATCCGCCCCGGAGAAGCCGGGCGTGCCGCGGGCGATCACCTTGGGGTCCACGTCGGGGGCCAGGGGCAGCTTGCGCATGTGCACCTGCAGGATTTGCTCGCGGCCGCGAATATCGGGCAGCGGCACGGTCACCTGGCGGTCGAAGCGGCCGGGACGCAGCAGGGCCGGATCCAGCACGTCGGGCCGGTTGGTGGCGGCGATGACGATGATGCCCTCGCTGCCCTCGAAGCCGTCCATCTCCACCAGCAGCTGGTTCAGGGTCTGCTCGCGCTCATCGTTGCCGCCGCCCAGGCCGGCGCCGCGCTGGCGGCCGACCGCATCGATCTCGTCGATGAAGATGATGCAGGGCGCGTGCTTCTTGGCCTGCTCGAACATGTCACGCACGCGCGAGGCGCCCACGCCGACGAACATCTCGACGAAGTCGGAGCCGGAAATGGAGAAGAAAGGCACCTTGGCCTCGCCGGCGATGGCCTTGGCCAGCAGGGTCTTGCCGGAACCGGGCGAGCCCATCAGCAGCACGCCCTTGGGAATGCGGCCGCCCAGCTTTTGGAACTTCTGCGGATCGCGCAGGAACTCGACGATCTCGGCCAGCTCCTCCTTGGCCTCGTCCACGCCCGCCACGTCGGCGAAGGTCACCTTGTTGTTGTCCTCGGTGAGCATGCGCGCGCGGCTCTTGCCGAAGGACATGGCTCCCCGGCCGCCGGCGCCGCCCCCTTGCATCTGCCGCATGAAGAATATCCACACGCCGATCAAAAGCAGCATGGGGAACCAGGAGATCAGGATGGAGACCAGCAGGGACTGGCCCTCCTCCGGCTTCACCTTGATGTTGACCCCCGAGTTCAGCAGGTCGCGCACCAGGCCGGGGTCATTGGGCGTGAACACGCGGAAGCGCTCACCACTGGCCAGGACACCATCGATGCGGTCGCCCTGGATGGTCACCTGGTTCACGTTGCCGTTCTTCACGCTGTTCATGAACTCGGAGAAGTCCAGGGTCTGCGTCGAGCTGGTACCCTGGTTGAAATTCTGGAAGACCATCATCAGGATCAACCCGATGATGGCCCATAAAGCTATGTTCTTAGCCAAGTTGTTCAAGTACGGCTCCTTGCGCTGTCAGGCAGTAAAGCTAAGACAACATGACCTAATGGTAGGTTCTGGACAAAGTTTAAAATACCACTCTAAAGACGGAGTCGCCAGCGCAGCACGCCGGGGAGCGGACAGCAAGCGGCCGCAGGCGTGCGCCGCCGGACCGCCAGCCGGCTCGCCTCAGGCGCCCTTGAACCCGGTGGCCAGCCAGTACTGCTCCGCCGAGCGGGCCCGCGAGGCCTCGGGCTTGCGCACTACCAGGCGCTGGAAGCGGCTCTTGATCTGGGCGCGCAACGCATCGGCGCCCGCCCCCATGAAGACCTTGATCAGGAAGGCGCCGCCCGGCTTCAGCACCTGCACGGCGAAATCCAGAGCCAGTTCGGCCAGCTGCATGGCGCGCGCCTGGTCCACCACGTTGATGCCACTCATATTGGGGGCGATGTCGCAAATTACAAGGTCCACCGGCTGCCCTTCCAGGGTCGCCATGAGCGCCTCGTAGACCGCTTCGTCGTTGAAGTCACCCTGGATGAAGGTGACATGGGGAATGGGATCCATGGGCAGGCGGTCCAGGGCGATGACCTGGCCCCGGTCGCCCAGGATGCGGGCCGCCACCTGGCTCCAGCCACCCGGCGCGGCGCCCAGGTCCACCACGCGCATGCCGGGGCGCAGGATGCGGTCCTTCTCCTGGATCTCCAGCAGCTTGTAGGCGGCGCGGGAACGATAGCCCTCCTTGGCGGCACGCTTGACGAAAGGATCGTTGAAGTGTTCCTTCAGCCAGCGGTGACTGGACTTACTCATGGCCGTCCTCGCGATGCGCCGCCAGCGTGCGCCGGGTGCGGATCAGCAGGTACAACGCACTGCCCAGCCCATAAGCGCCGGCCAGCAGCATGTCCCAGGGCGCGGACAGGCGCAGGCTCAGCAGCAGCACCGGCACCAGCAGCACGAGAACCAGCGCCAGCGCCAACTTGGGTCGGGCAAAGACATCCTGCTCCAATTGATTCTCCAAATCCAACGGACAAAAGGCTATACTGCGCGAAACCTCAACCGGCAGAGCCACCATGCTAAATCCCAAACAACGGCAGTACCTGAAGGGCCTGGCCCATTCCCTGAATCCGACCGTCCTGGTGGGCGAGGCGGGCGTCTCCGACGCCGTGCTCGCCGAACTGGATCGGGCCCTGGCGCATCACGAACTGCTCAAGGTGCGCCTGCCGGCATTGGAGCGCGAGGAGCGGGAACACATGGCGGAGGAGATGGCGGCGCGGGTGTCCGCGGAGACGGTACAGCGCATCGGCCGCATCGTGGTGCTCTACCGGCCCGGGGAAAAACAGCGCATCGTGCTGCCCAAGTGACCGGCGCTTGGTGAGTGGTGAATGGCCGCCGGGGCGCCCGCTCCCACGATTCATCTTTCACCGCTCCACGCTCCCGCTCCGCCACACCTGCCACAGCAGGAAGCCGGCGACCAGCCAGAAGATCAGACTGGACACACCGTGCAGCATGCCGAAGCGCAGCAAGAGCGGGCTGCCGGCAGGCAGGGCATCGACCGGCCCCAGCGCCTTGATCTGCTCCATCATGGGCGTGATCAGGAGCCGGTTGGCGAGCAGCCCGGCGGCCACCAGCAGCCACGGCCAGGCGCGCCGCCCGCAGTACCGCGCGCGCATGAAGAACCACAGGCCGAGGGCCACGCCCATCCAATCCAGATAGGCAAAGAGCACGCCCGCCATCTCGCCGGCGAGATGGCGGGTGGGCAACTGGGCGAAGAGCAGCGGCGCCACGACGGCGCCCATGAACAGCAGGGCACCCGTCCAGAGGGACAGCAGCAGGCGGTCGAGGCGCGGCAACAGCTTGTTCACGCTTGCGGAAAAAAGGGTGGACTACAGGTAGGCAACTTGCAGGATTTCGTACTCCCGCACACCGCCGGGCGCCTTGACTTCCACCACGTCCCCCTCACGCCGGCCGATCAGGGCACGGGCGATGGGCGAACTGATGGACACCTTGTTTTCCTTGATGTCCGCCTCGTCGTCGCCGACGATCTGATAGGTCACCTCGTTGCCGTCGGCATCCTCCAGGCGCACGGTGGCACCGAACACCACCTTGTCCTCGGCACTGAGGTCCTTGGGATCGATGATCTGTGCACGGGCCAGCTTGTCCTCCAGCTCCATGATGCGCCCCTCGATGAAGCCCTGGCGCTCCTTGGCGGCATCGTACTCGGCGTTTTCCGACAGATCGCCCTTGGAGCGCGCCTCGGCAATCGCCTCGATCACTGCGGGGCGCTCCACGGTCTTGAGGCGCTGCAACTCCTCTCGGAGGCGCTGCGCCCCTACGACTGTCATCGGCACCTTGCTGCTCATGCACTCTTCTCCTTCAATGAATTCCGATCCGACAACAAGCTCTCGTGCAGCCGCTGCAGCTGCGTGACCCCCGAGCTGCCGCCCGCCTGCACGCGCAGGGCGGCGCAGGCGGCGACCGCGCCGGCCAGCGTGGTGTAGTAGGTGATCCGCTGCTGCAGCGCCGCCCGACGGATGCTGTAGGACGCCTGCACGGCTTCCTTGCGCTCCACCGTGTTGATGATGAGCTGGACCTCGCCGTTCTTGATGTGGTCCACGATGTGGGGACGCCCCTCGGTCACCTTGTTGACCGGCTCCACCGGCACCCCGTGCCGGGCCAGGAATTCGGCCGTGCCCCGGGTGGCGAGCAGCTCGAAGCCGAGATCCGCCAGATCGCGGGCCACTTCCACCAAGCCCGGCTTGTCCGCGTCGCGCACGCTCAGGAACACGCGCCCCTGGCTGGGCAGGCGATCGCCGGCGCCGAGCTGGGCCTTGAGAAAGGCGGCGCCGAAACTGTCGCCGACGCCCATCACCTCGCCGGTGGACTTCATCTCGGGCCCGAGCAGGACATCCACGCCCGGGAATTTGATGAAGGGGAAGACCGCTTCCTTGACGCTGAAGTGGGCCGGCACGATCTCCGCCCCCACGCCCTGGGACGCCAGGCTCTGGCCCACCATGCAGCGCGCCGCCACCTTGGCCAGCGGCCGGCCGGTGGCCTTGGAGACGAAGGGCACGGTGCGCGAGGCGCGCGGGTTGACCTCCAGCACATAGATGTCGTCGCCCTGCACGGCGAACTGGACGTTCATCAGGCCGACCACGTGCAGCGCCTGGGCCATGGCCTTGGTCTGCGTGCGCAATTCCTCCTGGACGGCCGGCGACAGGCTGAAGGGCGGCAGGCAGGTGGCCGAGTCGCCGCTGTGCACGCCCGCCTGCTCGATGTGCTCCATGATGCCGCCGATCACCACCGCCTGGCCGTCGCTGACGGCGTCGATGTCCACTTCGGTGGCATCGTTGAGAAAGCGGTCCAGCAGCACGGGCTGGTCCTGGGACACGCGCACCGCCTCGCGCATGTAGCGCTCCAGGTCCTCCTCGCTGTAGACGATTTCCATGGCGCGGCCGCCGAGGACGTAGGAGGGGCGCACCACCAGCGGATAGCCGATCTCGCGGGCACGCTCGCGCGCCTCCTCGGCGGTGCGGGCGATGCGATTGGGCGGCTGGCGCAGGTTGAGGCGGCTCAACAGCTGCTGGAAGCGCTCGCGGTCCTCGGCCAGGTCGATGGAGTCGGGGGTGGTGCCGATGATGGGCACGCCTGCGGCCTCCAGGTCGTTGGCCAGCTTCAGGGGCGTTTGTCCGCCGAACTGCACGATGACGCCCTTGGGCTGCTCCAGACGGACGATCTCCAGCACGTCCTCCAGCGTCACCGGCTCGAAGTAGAGGCGGTCGGAGGTGTCGTAGTCGGTGGACACCGTCTCCGGGTTGCAGTTGACCATGATGGTTTCATAACCATCCTCGCGCAGGGCCAGGGCGGCATGCACGCAGCAGTAGTCGAACTCGATGCCCTGGCCGATGCGGTTGGGACCGCCGCCGAGGATGACGATCTTGTCGCGCGCGCTCGGCCGCGCCTCGCATTCGTCCTCGTAGGTGGAGTACATGTAGGGCGTCTTCGAGTCGAACTCGGCGGCGCAGGTGTCGACGCGCTTGTAGACGGGATGCACGCCGTGCCGGTGGCGCGACTCGCGCACGATGTCCTCGCGCGTGCCCAGCAGCTTGGCCAGGCGGCGATCGGAGAAGCCCATGCGCTTGAGCGCCAGCATGCGCCCCTTGTCGATGGCGGCCAGGGGCGTGCCGCGCAGGGCCTCCTCGGTGTGCACGATTTCCTCGATCTGCTCCAGGAACCAGGGATCGATGCGGGTGGCATCGTGCACCTGCGCCAGGCTCCAGCCCAGGCGGAAGGCATCGGCCACGTACCAGATGCGCTCGGCGCCCGGCACGCGCAGCTCGTGATCCACGCGGGCGGCGGCCTCGGGGTCGTCGCGGCGCACCTTCTCGTCCAGGCCGTCCACGCCCACTTCCAGGCCGCGCAGCGCTTTCTGGAAGGACTCCTGGAAAGTCCGGCCCATGGCCATGACTTCGCCCACCGATTTCATCTGGGTGGTCAGGCGCGCGTCCGCCTGGGGAAACTTCTCGAAGGTAAAGCGCGGGATCTTGGTGACCACATAGTCGATGGTCGGCTCGAAGCTGGCCGGCGTGACCTGGGTGATGTCGTTCTGCAGCTCGTCCAGGGTGTAGCCCACGGCGAGCTTGGCCGCCACCTTGGCAATGGGAAAGCCGGTGGCCTTGGAGGCCAGCGCCGAGGAGCGCGACACCCGCGGATTCATCTCGATGATGATCATGCGCCCGTTGTCCGGGTTGACGGCGAACTGGACGTTGGAGCCGCCCGTATCCACGCCGATCTCGCGCAGCACCGCGATGGAGGCGTTGCGCATGATCTGGTATTCCTTGTCCGTCAGGGTCTGGGCCGGCGCCACGGTGATGGAGTCGCCAGTGTGGATGCCCATGGGATCCAGGTTCTCGATGGAGCAGACGATGATGCAGTTGTCCTGGCGATCGCGCACCACCTCCATCTCGAACTCCTTCCAGCCGATCACCGATTCCTCGACCAGGATCTCCGAGGTGGGGCTGGCATCCAGGCCGCGCGCGGCGATCTCCTCGAACTCCTCGCGGTTGTAGGCGATGCCGCCGCCGGTGCCGCCCAGGGTGAAGGACGGGCGGATGATGGCCGGAAAACCGATCTCCTCGATCACGGCCCGCGCCTCGTCCATGCTGTGGGCGAAGGCCGAGCGCGGCATGTCCAGACCGATCTTCTGCATGGCTTCCTTGAAGAGCTCGCGGTCCTCGGCCTTGCGGATGGCCTCCACGCTGGCGCCGATGAGCTCCACGCCGTAGCGCTCCAGCACGCCCTCGCGGGCCAGATCCAGAGCGCAATTGAGCGCGGTCTGGCCGCCCATGGTGGGCAGCAGGGCGTCGGGCCGCTCGGCCTCGATGATGCGCGCCACCGTGCGCCATTCGATGGGCTCGATATAGGTGGCGTCGGCCATTTC
It encodes:
- a CDS encoding DUF4149 domain-containing protein; protein product: MNKLLPRLDRLLLSLWTGALLFMGAVVAPLLFAQLPTRHLAGEMAGVLFAYLDWMGVALGLWFFMRARYCGRRAWPWLLVAAGLLANRLLITPMMEQIKALGPVDALPAGSPLLLRFGMLHGVSSLIFWLVAGFLLWQVWRSGSVER
- the carB gene encoding carbamoyl-phosphate synthase large subunit gives rise to the protein MPKRTDIRSILIIGAGPIIIGQACEFDYSGAQACKALRQEGYRVILVNSNPATIMTDPEMADATYIEPIEWRTVARIIEAERPDALLPTMGGQTALNCALDLAREGVLERYGVELIGASVEAIRKAEDRELFKEAMQKIGLDMPRSAFAHSMDEARAVIEEIGFPAIIRPSFTLGGTGGGIAYNREEFEEIAARGLDASPTSEILVEESVIGWKEFEMEVVRDRQDNCIIVCSIENLDPMGIHTGDSITVAPAQTLTDKEYQIMRNASIAVLREIGVDTGGSNVQFAVNPDNGRMIIIEMNPRVSRSSALASKATGFPIAKVAAKLAVGYTLDELQNDITQVTPASFEPTIDYVVTKIPRFTFEKFPQADARLTTQMKSVGEVMAMGRTFQESFQKALRGLEVGVDGLDEKVRRDDPEAAARVDHELRVPGAERIWYVADAFRLGWSLAQVHDATRIDPWFLEQIEEIVHTEEALRGTPLAAIDKGRMLALKRMGFSDRRLAKLLGTREDIVRESRHRHGVHPVYKRVDTCAAEFDSKTPYMYSTYEDECEARPSARDKIVILGGGPNRIGQGIEFDYCCVHAALALREDGYETIMVNCNPETVSTDYDTSDRLYFEPVTLEDVLEIVRLEQPKGVIVQFGGQTPLKLANDLEAAGVPIIGTTPDSIDLAEDRERFQQLLSRLNLRQPPNRIARTAEEARERAREIGYPLVVRPSYVLGGRAMEIVYSEEDLERYMREAVRVSQDQPVLLDRFLNDATEVDIDAVSDGQAVVIGGIMEHIEQAGVHSGDSATCLPPFSLSPAVQEELRTQTKAMAQALHVVGLMNVQFAVQGDDIYVLEVNPRASRTVPFVSKATGRPLAKVAARCMVGQSLASQGVGAEIVPAHFSVKEAVFPFIKFPGVDVLLGPEMKSTGEVMGVGDSFGAAFLKAQLGAGDRLPSQGRVFLSVRDADKPGLVEVARDLADLGFELLATRGTAEFLARHGVPVEPVNKVTEGRPHIVDHIKNGEVQLIINTVERKEAVQASYSIRRAALQQRITYYTTLAGAVAACAALRVQAGGSSGVTQLQRLHESLLSDRNSLKEKSA
- the ftsH gene encoding ATP-dependent zinc metalloprotease FtsH, producing the protein MNNLAKNIALWAIIGLILMMVFQNFNQGTSSTQTLDFSEFMNSVKNGNVNQVTIQGDRIDGVLASGERFRVFTPNDPGLVRDLLNSGVNIKVKPEEGQSLLVSILISWFPMLLLIGVWIFFMRQMQGGGAGGRGAMSFGKSRARMLTEDNNKVTFADVAGVDEAKEELAEIVEFLRDPQKFQKLGGRIPKGVLLMGSPGSGKTLLAKAIAGEAKVPFFSISGSDFVEMFVGVGASRVRDMFEQAKKHAPCIIFIDEIDAVGRQRGAGLGGGNDEREQTLNQLLVEMDGFEGSEGIIVIAATNRPDVLDPALLRPGRFDRQVTVPLPDIRGREQILQVHMRKLPLAPDVDPKVIARGTPGFSGADLANLTNEASLMAARRNKRLVDMQDFEDAKDKVMMGAERKSIVMSDKQKETTAYHESGHAVVAKLLPGTDPVHKVTIIPRGRALGLTMQLPTEDRFNYERNEILNNIAILMGGRVAEEVFLNQMTTGAGNDIERATDLARRMVTQWGMSDLGPLVIGEKEEELFLGREITKHSNISEDTAKAVDEEVHRIVKEQYQRARHLVEMHRDKVEAMTQALLKYETLDADQVNDIMAGREVHPKAEGGSGPSAGTPAPAAPAPEGQETPSLKPGSHPV
- the rlmE gene encoding 23S rRNA (uridine(2552)-2'-O)-methyltransferase RlmE, translating into MSKSSHRWLKEHFNDPFVKRAAKEGYRSRAAYKLLEIQEKDRILRPGMRVVDLGAAPGGWSQVAARILGDRGQVIALDRLPMDPIPHVTFIQGDFNDEAVYEALMATLEGQPVDLVICDIAPNMSGINVVDQARAMQLAELALDFAVQVLKPGGAFLIKVFMGAGADALRAQIKSRFQRLVVRKPEASRARSAEQYWLATGFKGA
- the folP gene encoding dihydropteroate synthase, whose amino-acid sequence is MTILDCNGRRLDLGRPRIMGILNITPDSFSDGGSFFAPAAAVERARRMVEEGADIIDIGGESTRPGAQPVGVEEELRRVLPVVEAVAASVSVPISIDTYKAAVMREACARGAGLINDVTALRGDPEALATAVALGVPVCLMHMQGTPRDMQGRPQYADVVREVRDFLRERALACQAAGIAAERIVLDPGFGFGKNDAHNLSLLKHLDQLAALGYPVLAGLSRKSLIGRTLGLPMEERLEGGLALAVLAVWQGARIIRTHDVRATARAMNMAAAVLRAD
- the yhbY gene encoding ribosome assembly RNA-binding protein YhbY, whose product is MLNPKQRQYLKGLAHSLNPTVLVGEAGVSDAVLAELDRALAHHELLKVRLPALEREEREHMAEEMAARVSAETVQRIGRIVVLYRPGEKQRIVLPK
- the greA gene encoding transcription elongation factor GreA; amino-acid sequence: MSSKVPMTVVGAQRLREELQRLKTVERPAVIEAIAEARSKGDLSENAEYDAAKERQGFIEGRIMELEDKLARAQIIDPKDLSAEDKVVFGATVRLEDADGNEVTYQIVGDDEADIKENKVSISSPIARALIGRREGDVVEVKAPGGVREYEILQVAYL